One part of the Arabidopsis thaliana chromosome 1 sequence genome encodes these proteins:
- a CDS encoding Ankyrin repeat family protein (Ankyrin repeat family protein; CONTAINS InterPro DOMAIN/s: Ankyrin repeat-containing domain (InterPro:IPR020683), Ankyrin repeat (InterPro:IPR002110); BEST Arabidopsis thaliana protein match is: Ankyrin repeat family protein (TAIR:AT2G24600.4); Has 20842 Blast hits to 11682 proteins in 536 species: Archae - 22; Bacteria - 1442; Metazoa - 11586; Fungi - 1324; Plants - 2714; Viruses - 98; Other Eukaryotes - 3656 (source: NCBI BLink).), whose translation MQPIFHAILKNDLPAFLELVEDSESSLEERNEEEHLNNTVLHMAAKFGHRELVSKIIELRPSLVSSRNAYRNTPLHLAAILGDVNIVMQMLETGLEVCSARNINNHTPLHLACRSNSIEAARLIAEKTQSIGLGELILAISSIVGTILERFPDLAREEAWVVEDGSQSTLLHHACDKGDFELTTILLGLDQGLEEALNPNGLSPLHLAVLRGSVVILEEFLDKVPLSFSSITPSKETVFHLAARNKNMDAFVFMAESLGINSQILLQQTDESGNTVLHIAASVSFDAPLIRYIVGKNIVDITSKNKMGFEAFQLLPREAQDFELLSRWLRFGTETSQELDSENNVEQHEGSQEVEVIRLLRIIGINTSEIAERKRSKEQEVERGRQNLEYQMHIEALQNARNTIAIVAVLIASVAYAGGINPPGGVYQDGPWRGKSLVGKTTAFKVFAICNNIALFTSLGIVILLVSIIPYKRKPLKRLLVATHRMMWVSVGFMATAYIAASWVTIPHYHGTQWLFPAIVAVAGGALTVLFFYLGVETIGHWFKKMNRVGDNIPSFARTSSDLAVSGKSGYFTY comes from the exons ATGCAGCCGATCTTCCATGCGATCCTTAAAAATGACCTTCCAGCTTTTTTAGAGTTGGTAGAAGATAGTGAATCGTCTCTGGAGGAGAGAAACGAGGAAGAACACTTGAACAACACGGTTTTGCACATGGCTGCAAAGTTTGGTCACCGAGAACTCGTCTCCAAGATTATTGAGCTCCGACCTTCCCTCGTGTCTTCCCGCAACGCATACAGAAACACACCTTTGCATCTTGCTGCTATCCTTGGAGATGTAAACATAGTTATGCAGATGTTAGAGACTGGATTGGAAGTGTGTTCTGCACGCAATATCAACAACCACACACCACTCCACTTGGCTTGCCGTAGCAATTCCATAGAGGCTGCCAGACTCATCGCGGAAAAGACACAATCAATTGGCCTCGGTGAACTCATTCTCGCCATATCAA GTATCGTAGGGACTATACTGGAGAGATTCCCAGACCTAGCTAGGGAAGAAGCTTGGGTGGTTGAAGACGGCTCACAATCAACGCTACTGCATCATGCGTGTGATAAGGGAGACTTTGAACTGACAACTATATTGTTAGGGCTCGATCAAGGATTAGAAGAAGCACTTAACCCCAATGGTTTATCACCTCTGCATCTTGCGGTCCTCAGAGGCTCGGTTGTGATCCTGGAGGAGTTCTTGGACAAGGTTCCATTGTCTTTCAGCTCAATCACGCCGTCGAAAGAGACAGTCTTTCATCTCGCTGCtcgaaacaaaaatatggatGCCTTTGTTTTTATGGCAGAGAGTTTGGGAATTAACAGCCAAATTCTTCTACAGCAAACCGATGAAAGTGGCAACACTGTCTTACATATTGCTGCATCCGTCTCTTTTGATGCTCCT CTTATACGTTACATTGTTGGTAAGAATATAGTAGATATCACGTCCAAGAACAAGATGGGTTTTGAAGCTTTTCAACTTCTCCCTCGAGAAGCCCAAGACTTTGAGTTGTTATCAAGGTGGCTGAGATTTGGTACCGAGACTTCACAAGAGCTGGATTCTGAGAACAATGTAGAACAACACGAAGGCTCTCAAGAGGTCGAGGTAATACGGTTGCTAAGGATTATAGGAATAAACACATCAGAGAtagcagagagaaagagaagcaagGAACAGGAAGTGGAAAGAGGTCGTCAGAACTTGGAATATCAGATGCATATAGAAGCATTACAGAATGCAAGAAATACGATTGCTATAGTGGCAGTCTTGATTGCTTCAGTTGCTTATGCCGGTGGGATAAACCCTCCGGGGGGCGTCTACCAAGACGGGCCATGGAGAGGGAAATCCTTAGTGGGGAAAACAACGGCGTTTAAGGTCTTTGCGATATGCAACAACATCGCACTGTTCACGTCCTTGGGCATCGTTATTCTTCTTGTTAGCATCATACCTTACAAGAGGAAACCCTTAAAGAGATTATTGGTGGCCACGCATAGGATGATGTGGGTTTCTGTAGGTTTCATGGCGACGGCTTATATAGCGGCGTCTTGGGTGACCATACCGCATTATCATGGAACACAATGGTTATTTCCAGCAATTGTAGCCGTTGCTGGTGGAGCGTTGACCGTACTCTTTTTCTATCTCGGAGTTGAGACCATCGGTCATTGGTTTAAGAAGATGAATCGTGTAGGGGATAATATACCTTCCTTTGCAAGAACCAGTTCAGATTTAGCCGTCTCCGGAAAATCAGGCTATTTCACCTATTAA
- the GSTU18 gene encoding glutathione S-transferase TAU 18 (glutathione S-transferase TAU 18 (GSTU18); CONTAINS InterPro DOMAIN/s: Thioredoxin fold (InterPro:IPR012335), Glutathione S-transferase, C-terminal (InterPro:IPR004046), Glutathione S-transferase, C-terminal-like (InterPro:IPR010987), Glutathione S-transferase/chloride channel, C-terminal (InterPro:IPR017933), Glutathione S-transferase, N-terminal (InterPro:IPR004045), Thioredoxin-like fold (InterPro:IPR012336); BEST Arabidopsis thaliana protein match is: Glutathione S-transferase family protein (TAIR:AT1G10370.1); Has 5056 Blast hits to 5041 proteins in 1030 species: Archae - 0; Bacteria - 2429; Metazoa - 208; Fungi - 116; Plants - 1907; Viruses - 0; Other Eukaryotes - 396 (source: NCBI BLink).): MATEDVKLIGSWASVYVMRARIALHLKSISYEFLQETYGSKSELLLKSNPVHKKMPVLIHADKPVCESNIIVHYIDEAWNSSGPSILPSHPYDRAIARFWAAYIDDQWFISVRSILTAQGDEEKKAAIAQVEERTKLLEKAFNDCSQGKPFFNGDHIGYLDIALGSFLGWWRVVELDANHKFLDETKTPSLVKWAERFCDDPAVKPIMPEITKLAEFARKLFPKRQA, encoded by the exons ATGGCGACCGAGGACGTGAAGCTGATCGGCTCATGGGCGAGTGTTTACGTCATGAGGGCGAGGATCGCTCTCCACCTCAAATCTATTAGCTACGAATTCCTTCAGGAGACGTATGGTTCAAAGAGCGAATTGCTCCTCAAATCAAACCCGGTTCACAAGAAGATGCCGGTTCTGATTCACGCTGACAAACCGGTGTGCGAGTCCAACATCATCGTTCATTATATCGACGAGGCTTGGAACTCTTCTGGACCTTCCATTCTCCCGTCCCATCCATACGACCGGGCCATTGCTCGGTTTTGGGCTGCCTACATAGACGATCAG TGGTTTATCTCTGTGAGAAGTATCCTAACAGCTCAAGGAgacgaagagaagaaagcagCCATAGCTCAAGTTGAAGAAAGGACCAAGCTTCTGGAGAAAGCATTCAACGATTGTAGCCAAGGAAAACCGTTCTTCAACGGTGACCATATCGGTTACCTCGACATTGCCTTGGGGAGCTTCTTAGGTTGGTGGAGAGTCGTCGAGTTGGATGCCAATCATAAATTTCTTGATGAGACCAAAACTCCCTCTCTAGTCAAATGGGCAGAGCGGTTCTGTGATGATCCCGCTGTGAAACCTATAATGCCCGAGATTACAAAGCTCGCTGAATTCGCAAGGAAGCTCTTTCCTAAGCGGCAAGCATAA
- a CDS encoding Tetratricopeptide repeat (TPR)-like superfamily protein (Tetratricopeptide repeat (TPR)-like superfamily protein; CONTAINS InterPro DOMAIN/s: Pentatricopeptide repeat (InterPro:IPR002885); BEST Arabidopsis thaliana protein match is: Tetratricopeptide repeat (TPR)-like superfamily protein (TAIR:AT5G66520.1); Has 31141 Blast hits to 12595 proteins in 196 species: Archae - 0; Bacteria - 0; Metazoa - 63; Fungi - 42; Plants - 30558; Viruses - 0; Other Eukaryotes - 478 (source: NCBI BLink).) — protein MRCTSFSSFSLSLEDALHLLQRFLYSSNQIKQIHTVLLTSNALVASRWKTKCVYNTLIRSYLTTGEYKTSLALFTHMLASHVQPNNLTFPSLIKAACSSFSVSYGVALHGQALKRGFLWDPFVQTSFVRFYGEVGDLESSRKMFDDILNPCVVACNSLLDACGRNGEMDYAFEYFQRMPVTDVVSWTTVINGFSKKGLHAKALMVFGEMIQNERAVITPNEATFVSVLSSCANFDQGGIRLGKQIHGYVMSKEIILTTTLGTALLDMYGKAGDLEMALTIFDQIRDKKVCAWNAIISALASNGRPKQALEMFEMMKSSYVHPNGITLLAILTACARSKLVDLGIQLFSSICSEYKIIPTSEHYGCVVDLIGRAGLLVDAANFIQSLPFEPDASVLGALLGACKIHENTELGNTVGKQLIGLQPQHCGQYVALSTFNALDSNWSEAEKMRKAMIEAGIRKIPAYSVLT, from the coding sequence ATGCGTTGTACTTCCTTCTCAAGTTTCAGTTTGTCTCTTGAAGACGcacttcatcttctccaacgTTTCTTATACTCCTCAAACCAGATTAAGCAGATTCACACAGTTCTTTTGACCAGCAACGCATTGGTTGCTTCGAGATGGAAGACGAAATGCGTCTACAACACTCTCATTCGATCCTATCTCACTACAGGAGAATACAAGACTTCTCTTGCTCTCTTCACTCATATGCTTGCAAGCCATGTCCAACCAAATAACCTCACTTTCCCTTCTCTGATTAAAGCAGCTTGCtcatctttctctgtttcttatggCGTTGCCTTACATGGCCAAGCTCTTAAACGGGGTTTTCTATGGGATCCATTTGTTCAGACTTCTTTTGTCCGGTTCTATGGTGAAGTTGGTGATTTGGAGAGCTCGAGGAAGAtgtttgatgatattttaaaCCCTTGTGTTGTAGCTTGTAACAGTTTGCTTGACGCTTGTGGAAGAAACGGAGAGATGGATTATGCTTTCGAGTATTTTCAGAGAATGCCTGTAACTGATGTGGTCTCTTGGACCACTGTTATCAACGGGTTTAGTAAGAAAGGGTTACACGCCAAAGCTTTAATGGTTTTTGGTGAGATGATACAGAATGAGCGTGCGGTAATAACACCTAACGAGGCTACTTTCGTAAGTGTACTTTCTTCATGTGCTAATTTTGATCAAGGAGGTATTCGACTGGGGAAGCAGATTCATGGATATGTTATGAGTAAAGAGATCATTCTTACTACAACTTTGGGTACTGCTTTGCTTGATATGTATGGAAAAGCCGGTGACTTGGAGATGGCATTGACCATTTTTGATCAAATTCGTGATAAGAAAGTTTGCGCTTGGAATGCGATAATATCAGCTCTTGCCTCCAATGGTAGACCTAAGCAAGCGCTGGAGATGTTTGAGATGATGAAATCAAGCTATGTGCATCCGAATGGGATCACTTTACTTGCAATACTCACGGCTTGTGCTCGATCTAAACTTGTGGATTTAGGTATTCAGTTGTTCTCTTCTATATGTAGCGAGTACAAGATCATTCCAACATCAGAACATTACGGTTGCGTTGTTGATCTCATTGGCAGAGCTGGACTATTGGTTGACGCAGCCAATTTCATTCAAAGTTTGCCCTTCGAGCCTGATGCTTCTGTTCTCGGAGCTCTTTTGGGCGCTTGCAAGATTCATGAGAATACTGAATTAGGAAATACAGTAGGTAAACAGCTTATTGGACTGCAACCTCAACACTGTGGCCAGTATGTGGCATTGTCGACGTTCAATGCTTTGGATAGCAATTGGTCAGAAGCAGAAAAAATGAGGAAAGCCATGATAGAAGCTGGAATTCGGAAAATCCCTGCTTACAGTGTGCTGACTTAA
- a CDS encoding DNAJ heat shock family protein (DNAJ heat shock family protein; FUNCTIONS IN: unfolded protein binding, heat shock protein binding; INVOLVED IN: protein folding; LOCATED IN: cellular_component unknown; EXPRESSED IN: 22 plant structures; EXPRESSED DURING: 13 growth stages; CONTAINS InterPro DOMAIN/s: Molecular chaperone, heat shock protein, Hsp40, DnaJ (InterPro:IPR015609), HSP40/DnaJ peptide-binding (InterPro:IPR008971), Chaperone DnaJ, C-terminal (InterPro:IPR002939), Heat shock protein DnaJ, N-terminal (InterPro:IPR001623), Heat shock protein DnaJ (InterPro:IPR003095), Heat shock protein DnaJ, conserved site (InterPro:IPR018253); BEST Arabidopsis thaliana protein match is: DNAJ heat shock family protein (TAIR:AT1G59725.1); Has 27964 Blast hits to 27510 proteins in 3469 species: Archae - 176; Bacteria - 10323; Metazoa - 4622; Fungi - 2603; Plants - 2812; Viruses - 18; Other Eukaryotes - 7410 (source: NCBI BLink).) has protein sequence MGVDYYNVLKVNRNANEDDLKKSYRRMAMKWHPDKNPTSKKEAEAKFKQISEAYDVLSDPQRRQIYDQYGEEGLKSTDLPTAAETAAHQQQRSYSSSNSEFRYYPRDAEDIFAEFFGESGDAFGGGSSGRTRGDGGDGGGRRFKSAEAGSQANRKTPPTNKKTTPPANRKAPAIESKLACTLEELYKGAKKKMRISRVVPDDFGKPKTVQEILKIDIKPGWKKGTKITFPEKGNQEPGVTPADLIFVVDEKPHSVFKRDGNDLILEKKVSLIDALTGLTISVTTLDGRSLTIPVLDIVKPGQEIVIPNEGMPTKDPLKRGDLRVTFEILFPSRLTSEQKNDLKRVLGGS, from the exons ATGGGGGTGGATTACTACAATGTTCTGAAAGTGAATCGAAATGCTAACGAAGATGATCTGAAGAAGTCTTACCGGCGAATGGCTATGAAATGGCACCCTGACAAAAACCCTACGAGCaagaaagaagctgaagctAAGTTCAAGCAGATCTCTGAAGCTTACGACGTCTTGAGCGATCCTCAGAGACGTCAGATCTACGATCAGTACGGAGAAGAAGGTCTTAAATCCACCGATTTACCTACTGCGGCGGAGACGGCGGCGCATCAGCAGCAGCGGAGCTACTCTTCTAGCAACTCTGAGTTTCGGTATTATCCGCGTGATGCTGAAGATATCTTTGCTGAGTTTTTCGGCGAATCCGGTGATGCTTTTGGCGGAGGGAGTAGCGGAAGGACACGTGGAGATGGCGGTGATGGTGGCGGTCGGAGATTTAAAAGTGCAGAAGCAGGGAGCCAGGCTAATAGAAAGACGCCGCCGACGAACAAAAAAACGACGCCGCCGGCGAATAGGAAGGCTCCGGCTATTGAGAGTAAATTGGCTTGCACATTGGAGGAGCTCTACAAAGgtgcaaagaagaagatgcgaATTTCTCGCGTTGTTCCTGATGATTTTGG AAAGCCAAAGACAGTCCAAGAGATATTGAAGATAGACATAAAACCAGGTTGGAAGAAAGGCACAAAGATCACTTTTCCAGAGAAAGGCAACCAAGAACCTGGTGTCACTCCTGCGGATCTTATATTCGTGGTTGACGAGAAACCGCATTCGGTATTCAAGAGAGACGGTAACGATCTGATTCTCGAGAAGAAAGTCTCTCTTATAGATGCTTTAACCGGTCTCACCATTAGCGTAACGACTCTAGACGGGAGGAGCCTAACTATCCCGGTGCTGGATATCGTAAAACCGGGTCAGGAGATTGTGATCCCGAATGAGGGAATGCCTACTAAAGACCCTTTGAAGAGAGGAGACCTTAGAGTTACCTTTGAAATCTTGTTCCCGTCAAGGCTAACGTCAGAACAGAAGAATGACCTCAAGAGAGTTCTTGGTGGAAGCTGA
- the ERD9 gene encoding Glutathione S-transferase family protein (EARLY-RESPONSIVE TO DEHYDRATION 9 (ERD9); FUNCTIONS IN: glutathione transferase activity; INVOLVED IN: response to water deprivation, response to karrikin, toxin catabolic process; LOCATED IN: chloroplast, cytoplasm; EXPRESSED IN: 21 plant structures; EXPRESSED DURING: 14 growth stages; CONTAINS InterPro DOMAIN/s: Thioredoxin fold (InterPro:IPR012335), Glutathione S-transferase, C-terminal (InterPro:IPR004046), Glutathione S-transferase, C-terminal-like (InterPro:IPR010987), Glutathione S-transferase/chloride channel, C-terminal (InterPro:IPR017933), Glutathione S-transferase, N-terminal (InterPro:IPR004045), Thioredoxin-like fold (InterPro:IPR012336); BEST Arabidopsis thaliana protein match is: glutathione S-transferase TAU 18 (TAIR:AT1G10360.1); Has 6064 Blast hits to 6029 proteins in 1096 species: Archae - 0; Bacteria - 2896; Metazoa - 397; Fungi - 130; Plants - 2065; Viruses - 0; Other Eukaryotes - 576 (source: NCBI BLink).) codes for MASSDVKLIGAWASPFVMRPRIALNLKSVPYEFLQETFGSKSELLLKSNPVHKKIPVLLHADKPVSESNIIVEYIDDTWSSSGPSILPSDPYDRAMARFWAAYIDEKWFVALRGFLKAGGEEEKKAVIAQLEEGNAFLEKAFIDCSKGKPFFNGDNIGYLDIALGCFLAWLRVTELAVSYKILDEAKTPSLSKWAENFCNDPAVKPVMPETAKLAEFAKKIFPKPQA; via the exons ATGGCAAGCAGCGACGTGAAGCTGATCGGTGCATGGGCGAGTCCCTTTGTGATGAGGCCGAGGATTGCTCTAAACCTCAAGTCTGTCCCCTACGAGTTCCTCCAAGAGACGTTTGGGTCTAAGAGCGAGTTGCTTCTTAAATCAAACCCGGTTCACAAGAAGATCCCGGTTCTGCTTCATGCTGATAAACCGGTGAGTGAGTCCAACATCATCGTTGAGTATATCGATGACACTTGGAGCTCATCTGGACCGTCCATTCTCCCTTCCGATCCTTACGATCGGGCCATGGCTCGGTTCTGGGCTGCTTACATCGACGAAAAg TGGTTTGTCGCTCTAAGAGGTTTCCTAAAAGccggaggagaagaagagaagaaagctgTGATAGCTCAACTAGAAGAAGGGAATGCGTTTCTGGAGAAGGCGTTCATTGATTGCAGCAAAGGAAAACCGTTCTTCAACGGTGACAACATCGGTTACCTCGACATTGCTCTCGGGTGCTTCTTGGCTTGGTTGAGAGTCACCGAGTTAGCAGTCAGCTATAAAATTCTTGATGAGGCCAAGACACCTTCTTTGTCCAAATGGGCTGAGAATTTCTGTAATGATCCCGCTGTAAAACCTGTCATGCCCGAGACTGCAAAGCTTGCTGAATTCGCAAAGAAGATCTTTCCTAAGCCGCAGGCCTAA
- a CDS encoding Ankyrin repeat family protein (Ankyrin repeat family protein; CONTAINS InterPro DOMAIN/s: Ankyrin repeat-containing domain (InterPro:IPR020683), Ankyrin repeat (InterPro:IPR002110); BEST Arabidopsis thaliana protein match is: Ankyrin repeat family protein (TAIR:AT2G24600.4); Has 23228 Blast hits to 12811 proteins in 577 species: Archae - 31; Bacteria - 1612; Metazoa - 12827; Fungi - 1604; Plants - 2793; Viruses - 138; Other Eukaryotes - 4223 (source: NCBI BLink).) has translation MQPIFHAILKNDLPAFLELVEDSESSLEERNEEEHLNNTVLHMAAKFGHRELVSKIIELRPSLVSSRNAYRNTPLHLAAILGDVNIVMQMLETGLEVCSARNINNHTPLHLACRSNSIEAARLIAEKTQSIGLGELILAISSGSTSIVGTILERFPDLAREEAWVVEDGSQSTLLHHACDKGDFELTTILLGLDQGLEEALNPNGLSPLHLAVLRGSVVILEEFLDKVPLSFSSITPSKETVFHLAARNKNMDAFVFMAESLGINSQILLQQTDESGNTVLHIAASVSFDAPLIRYIVGKNIVDITSKNKMGFEAFQLLPREAQDFELLSRWLRFGTETSQELDSENNVEQHEGSQEVEVIRLLRIIGINTSEIAERKRSKEQEVERGRQNLEYQMHIEALQNARNTIAIVAVLIASVAYAGGINPPGGVYQDGPWRGKSLVGKTTAFKVFAICNNIALFTSLGIVILLVSIIPYKRKPLKRLLVATHRMMWVSVGFMATAYIAASWVTIPHYHGTQWLFPAIVAVAGGALTVLFFYLGVETIGHWFKKMNRVGDNIPSFARTSSDLAVSGKSGYFTY, from the exons ATGCAGCCGATCTTCCATGCGATCCTTAAAAATGACCTTCCAGCTTTTTTAGAGTTGGTAGAAGATAGTGAATCGTCTCTGGAGGAGAGAAACGAGGAAGAACACTTGAACAACACGGTTTTGCACATGGCTGCAAAGTTTGGTCACCGAGAACTCGTCTCCAAGATTATTGAGCTCCGACCTTCCCTCGTGTCTTCCCGCAACGCATACAGAAACACACCTTTGCATCTTGCTGCTATCCTTGGAGATGTAAACATAGTTATGCAGATGTTAGAGACTGGATTGGAAGTGTGTTCTGCACGCAATATCAACAACCACACACCACTCCACTTGGCTTGCCGTAGCAATTCCATAGAGGCTGCCAGACTCATCGCGGAAAAGACACAATCAATTGGCCTCGGTGAACTCATTCTCGCCATATCAAGTGGATCCACTA GTATCGTAGGGACTATACTGGAGAGATTCCCAGACCTAGCTAGGGAAGAAGCTTGGGTGGTTGAAGACGGCTCACAATCAACGCTACTGCATCATGCGTGTGATAAGGGAGACTTTGAACTGACAACTATATTGTTAGGGCTCGATCAAGGATTAGAAGAAGCACTTAACCCCAATGGTTTATCACCTCTGCATCTTGCGGTCCTCAGAGGCTCGGTTGTGATCCTGGAGGAGTTCTTGGACAAGGTTCCATTGTCTTTCAGCTCAATCACGCCGTCGAAAGAGACAGTCTTTCATCTCGCTGCtcgaaacaaaaatatggatGCCTTTGTTTTTATGGCAGAGAGTTTGGGAATTAACAGCCAAATTCTTCTACAGCAAACCGATGAAAGTGGCAACACTGTCTTACATATTGCTGCATCCGTCTCTTTTGATGCTCCT CTTATACGTTACATTGTTGGTAAGAATATAGTAGATATCACGTCCAAGAACAAGATGGGTTTTGAAGCTTTTCAACTTCTCCCTCGAGAAGCCCAAGACTTTGAGTTGTTATCAAGGTGGCTGAGATTTGGTACCGAGACTTCACAAGAGCTGGATTCTGAGAACAATGTAGAACAACACGAAGGCTCTCAAGAGGTCGAGGTAATACGGTTGCTAAGGATTATAGGAATAAACACATCAGAGAtagcagagagaaagagaagcaagGAACAGGAAGTGGAAAGAGGTCGTCAGAACTTGGAATATCAGATGCATATAGAAGCATTACAGAATGCAAGAAATACGATTGCTATAGTGGCAGTCTTGATTGCTTCAGTTGCTTATGCCGGTGGGATAAACCCTCCGGGGGGCGTCTACCAAGACGGGCCATGGAGAGGGAAATCCTTAGTGGGGAAAACAACGGCGTTTAAGGTCTTTGCGATATGCAACAACATCGCACTGTTCACGTCCTTGGGCATCGTTATTCTTCTTGTTAGCATCATACCTTACAAGAGGAAACCCTTAAAGAGATTATTGGTGGCCACGCATAGGATGATGTGGGTTTCTGTAGGTTTCATGGCGACGGCTTATATAGCGGCGTCTTGGGTGACCATACCGCATTATCATGGAACACAATGGTTATTTCCAGCAATTGTAGCCGTTGCTGGTGGAGCGTTGACCGTACTCTTTTTCTATCTCGGAGTTGAGACCATCGGTCATTGGTTTAAGAAGATGAATCGTGTAGGGGATAATATACCTTCCTTTGCAAGAACCAGTTCAGATTTAGCCGTCTCCGGAAAATCAGGCTATTTCACCTATTAA